The genomic stretch TCATCCACCAAATTCAGTTCTGTACATCTCATTTGGGTCTCAGAACACAATCAGCTCTACCCAAATGATGGAACTTGCAATGGGATTGGAACTTAGTGGGAAGCCGTTCATCTGGGTCGTGAGGCATCCGATTGGGTTCGACATTAAAGCTGAGTTCAGAGCAGAGTGGTTGCCAGAAGGGTTCGAAGAGCGAGTGAGAAAAAGAAATCAAGGTATGGTGGTGCATAGATGGGCACCTCAGTTGGAGATTCTGTCACATGGATCCACAGGAGCTTTTCTGAGTCACTGTGGATGGAATTCGGTGTTGGAGAGCTTGAGCCAAGGGGTGCCCATTATAGGGTGGCCAATAGCAGCGGAACAGGCTTACAATTCGAAGATGATGGAAGAGGAGATGGGGGTGTGTGTGGTGCTGACTAGGGGAGTGGAGAGTTGGGTTGGGAGGGAAGAGGTGGAGAGGGTTGTTAAGATGGTGATGAGTAAGGaaggaaaaggggaagagatgaagagGAAAGCCATGCAGATTGCAGAGAAGATAAGGGATTCAGTGAGAGAAGATGGAAATCAGAAAGGATCTTCTCTGAAGGCACTTGATGGTTTTCTTGAGACTGTTGTGTTGAGTAGAGAGAGTTTAACCGATTGAGATCTTCCTACTCTTGACTCCTGCTTAAGATCAGTTATAGGTTTTGAAGTTATAAGTTGGTTCCACACAACAgtcccaaggaaaaaaaaaaagaaaaaagaaaaaaagcaacaTGCATAATTTAGGTTTTGACTTTACTAGGATCCACGTAGCTGATTCCATGTAGGATATTGCTGTCTAGTTGAGAGTTGTtgattccatttctttccatttacacAATTGGAAGAACCACTATTACAAGCTCCAGCATTTTTTGTTTAGCTGAATATTCATTATCTAGTAAGATCTATTCAACTAGGAGAAAATATATTTAATTGAGTGGACCGGGTGTCTAAACACTTTCCCTGGTCATTTGAACTTGATCTCATGGTTGGATAATTTGAAAGGAATCATATAGTTTTAGGGGAGTGGGTTACCTGAAAGACAGTGTGAGCGTGATGATGTTCAATGAGAGCAAGCAAAAGCATAAACAAGGGTATGATTTCTGCATTTTATGAGGGGTGGGGAGGTCATTTTGCCCCCTGATGTATGGGCAGAGGCCACGCTGCCAcctttcaggcttcttttcctcattttaAGCATGCCTTAGATCCTTATCTAAAAGTGACAGCTTGTTTCTTGTGACTTCATCATTTCCCACTTTTCAGATCTGCCATTCTGTAATTCATACTAGTTTTTCCCAAATGTAAATGCATCGACAGAATAATAGGATAATCAGagcttcctttttattttatgttaccATTCTTCCTGTTTAATTTGATCTCATCCATCTCAACCATACACAATTCTATGAAAGGTGTTATTTGTAGAATTTACCAAACAAACTCTATTTCTAGGAACATTCTTGGAAAGATCCACCACTTACTCTAACCAAAGCCACAGCATGTGTGTCTGGGACTAATCATGGTTGTAGCATGGATGAGTTGTTCTGGAAGACAACAAAAAGCCGATAAGCAACTAAGAAACCTCAACTTTATTCATGAGTAGAACAATACCATTGATTTTAGACACTTTAAAGATCATGGAAATTAAGCAATGAATCAATCAGCTGTGTTGATAGGTCATGAACAAGAACCTGCCAATTCTGGATGATCACTCCTAAATTATGGAGACCATCTCAAAATCTTCCTAAATGAAATGGCCACCTGCCAAAATTTACACTTTGTGGGATCATGAAAATGAATAATATCCCCTCCTATCATCTTCCCTCATGCCAGTGCACTACGATTCTGCTGGCAAGAACATTTTTGGGTTGGAAGGCATAGCAACTGCGTTCTACCATTATGGGGATTTTGTACAGACGATACGTAGTACTCAACGCAGGCATTGAGATGACAAATTTGTATCTCTTATCGACTGATGACCTTTCGAATCTCATCAATCAACTGCATCCGGGTTGTTGGCTCTACCTGCATTCGTTTTACACAGTTTTGAAATCCTTAAAGATATTTCCACATAGAAACATAAGAGGAAGAAAGTATGTATCAAAGTCACAAAGCAAAAACAGTCTGAAAGTTTACCTTGGACAGGAGAGCAGCAAGACCTTGCGGCAAAGCTCGCAGATTGGATGCAGATTCACCAAGATTTGATAGTTGACGCACCACTTTCTGAACCCGCAATTCCTGCAGCTGTACCTCATAGTTCCTTGGATCATCTTTCCATGTTAAGAAAGCCTTATCATCTACCCATGTATCTTCTCCTACTTCCACGGGCTTGGAAGCCAGGAACCACCTTTTGATCGAATCCATTGCTAATTTATGAGACAGCTGATCACCAGCTGCATCTCTCACCATTCTGATAAGTGAATCCTCAGACACTCTGCGGTGCAGCCTCTTGTAAAAGAATGACCTGGAATTACGCCAGTCAACAACTTGTTTGACTACCCCCTTTGCAGCCATCCGAAGGGAAGTATCATGCAATTCAGCAAATCGAGTGGCGATCTGAATGTATATTGGCAATAGCTGCTTCTCACGGGATTTTATCTGCTGTTGTAGTGCCTCTGCTTCCCTGGAAGCCCCACTGCTTCGGGCTTTCTGAAGTCTTGCCTTCAGATTGATTAGCTGTTGATCAAGCCTACCCATGCAATCCAAAAGCTCCTTCATCCGGAATTTAATCTCAATCATTCCTTCTGGTTCAAGAACATTGCCTTTGGCTGTCCTTTCAGCATACATTTCAATGTGATCAGGATTGATCTTACTGTCCACAACAACCCATGCCCCACCACGGAGCTCACCCATCATGGGAATATACACAAAGACAGGCTGATTGTATGTTCGAAGGTTCTCAACGATGGTTGATCCAGCCTGAAGGATCCCTTCAAAGAGGTCTCTTTGCCCACCTGAGAAGCCTCTCCAGTTAGCAAGAATGAAAAGTGGAAGTTCTTCCTTGTTGAAATCTAGCAGTGCCTGAGACGTCTTGGTAGCAGAGTCAGGAAACCATACTTGCCCTGCTTGAGGAACAACCCTCTCATGGGAATCAAGCTGACCAGGGTCTGCAGGGATAATTTGCGTCATTGTCTGTGTTTCAACAGCAACAATTCCCACGGGGATCCCCCCAAGCTTTGCTCTGCCTGTTACCACAGTCCTGGCCCAACCTTCCAGAGTCTCCACAAAGCTATCCTTGTCAAACATACCCCCCAGCCACTTCCCATTACCATCCACAGCACCACAGATGGCTGCACGAGGATCACATGAGTTCTCTGGGAAGTACTCAACAGGCCTCTCTGGGGGGTCCAGGGGGCTCAAAATGGGGAGGGGCCCACCTACATGAGGAGGCACATAACTTAGCCATTtcaaaatggctgaaacacctTCAAGATCATCTGAAACTGTCAAATGAACAACCCCATTGGTTGCCATGATTTTAGGCCCACCAAGCTGCATGTGGGAGCTGTATACTTCCCGTCCCAGAAGTTTGTTTAGCGCAGAGAATCCTGTTAGAATTATAGGCTGATCAAGCCTCTGGATGCACCGCATTCCAAGCCGAGCAAGGTAAGCACCTATTCCAACTGTTCGACCAGTCACAAAGGTTAATGTAAATGTTTCCTTGTATGCCCTTGAATAAGCACCGGCAATGGCACCACTACCCGTTAAGTTCTCGACTCCCAACCCATCTTCTTTCCCAACAATGGTGTCTATGACCCATCTGGTTTCTCCAGTCTCCATCTTTAACTCATGCGCTATCACAGATGATCCAATGCGAGTATAATCTTCAGGGTTTAAATAGACATACTGAAACCCACGTTCAGGACTCGATTCATCAGACCATCCAACTCTAAAGCAAGATTTCACCTCCTCAGCCACACCAATACGGGCTCCAGAGTTTGCTGCCAGATAAATCAAAGGTAACTTCTTATCGCAAGCTAGATTAGTTACAGCAAGGAAGAAAGCATCCTCTCTTGGGCCAAAGGACCCAGCTTTGAAGGTCACATCATTTGTTATAATCAGAATGGTCCTTCCATTGGGGAATTCAGGAGTAGACATCTTCATAGACCAGGCAACCATGCCCACATCATTAAGCCCAGGTGGGCGCTCGACAGCAACAAGAGAAGTACCCCAGCCACCTTGTTTGTCAGCAGACATAAGCTCTGTTACTTTGATAAGAGTCTTATCCATTGGTTTATCAGACCCCAGTAAATGGGATACCCATGCCCGTTTCAAGGCTGTCTCAAATGCCTGCAATTGAGAGTCTTGAGGTGAGATTAAAGGATCTAAATTATGAATTACACAACAATTAACCACATTATGCAATGAATAAATTTAGGATTGCAGGTTTCACCAGTGGGAAATCATAGCAGTATGTGGTGCTGCTTTTCCTTGCTAGAAGACGTTTCCGGTCAAGGACTCCCAAAGGCTGATAGCGTCCAGCCACTGGCATACCATGGAAAGGACCTAAAACAGACAAAATTGAATGGTAGACCACTTCATGTTTGCTGCTATCCTCCACTTCTCGGTATATCTGCAACATGAATACAACTTGAGCAGCAAGGAACAAATAAAGGTACAAAAGTAAAACAAGTTCAAGAATCTTTAGAAGTTATTCTATTGGCATCAACAGAAAAGGAACTGGGACAACTTAAAGCTCTACCTATGCAGATATTTGATCTACCTATGCAGATATTTGATTTCATCtcatttatttggttttattaCATGCACATTTTCCTGTATCTTCTTACTTCTATCTTTTCTTTGGAATGCATGAGcctgtgtgtgtgcatgtgtgagCTAGCTTTGGCAGTCCATCGCTGCAGTAAAACAGCCTTCCAAGTGGTCAATGTGAAACCATTCAGACTGCCACAGCATGCTAATGGGCTATTGTCCATCAAGAGGTGGTCACTCAACAATTAGCCCAAGATTTGATAAATATATTGGCTGTTTATGTAATAATTCTTCGTCCCGTGGTTATGACATGTATTTTCATGTCGAAAACACTGGTTTGATTCCTGTAAGGGATAGGTACTCATTCCTGGCCTGTGGAATCATTGCTGAGTGATCGCTCACTCTCTGGCTGGAAAAGGTAATCCAGAAGCTTACTCTCCCAGAAATTATGACTAGATCACAACTACTCTCAGTAATGGACTTTCACCAACTTCCCTCATTCCGTAATGCATGACATCAGAGTTTGCACTAAATCATTGTACATATGCATAGAAACTCACATGAACAGTGCAAGTATGACCAGTCACATTTGTAACCACAACTCTCCAAGCACCACTTGCAAGTCTAGCGGATGCCAACCAGAGTTTCACTTCCCATTCACAAACACCAAGCCGATGCATTCTTACACCAACAGAAAGATGGATCTCACGTGCCAGCTCTTCCAAGATCATACCAacaatctcttcttctttgccaGCATCTAAATTGATTCTCCTGGCAAGGGTATCTTCAATTGAGATTTTTGTGGAAGGCATAACCAACTCATGTAGAAACATATCATGCAAGAGAAGCATATAGAAATCAGTACCTGGAGTAAGAGACAAGATCATCTACTTGTTGCTCTCGTAATATACACAGGTACATATGGGCGTGGTCAGCTTTGATAGTATCATTGTGTACACGTAGTTCCAGTTCCTCCAGTGCAGCCATTAAGGTCCTCAAAATGCTCCTTGAAGTAAAAGATGTAGCCAGTTGAGCACTGCCAATTCTCACATCTATCCCTTGATACATTGAGAATCcttcatttgtgctgggttgtcGAACAAGGGTCCGAAGAAACATCCTTCGGATGGGTTGTGGCTTGTCCACAACAGAGTACAAGTGCCACTGGCGATCTCTTGATGGTGTGTACTGTATGTTCTCATATCCTTTGAGCTTTTCCTGAATTAGACATATGAAGATAATGATATGCTAAGATGtagaaaaataaactaaaaatgCACCATACATcttaaaaaagaagagaagaatagaaaagaaaaggttaaGTCAGGAGCAGTAGAAGCACAAACCAGTTCAAGAAACATGGATAGTGGAGGTTCTACGTGACGCAGTAGAGGCTCTTCTTCATAATAGAGCTTCTCAAGTGACCAATGAAAGGAGTGTCTCATAGGAGCCCGCCCTTCATCCCTCTGTATAATACAACTAATAACCCCAACACCTGCAGCACGGAGACTTGAGCctacttccttttctttaaGAATTTTGGCCAATTTGTTAATTCTTTCCTGAGCCTGATCCTCATCACCACTGCAAGTAAATAAGGAGAATAATGATTACTCAAGGCTCTATATACTAATTACTAAATCAGCACTTAAAATGGCTAAATAAATCTGTGAGGCACATGTTTCGTGGGAAGAAAAGACCAGGGACCATTTTCATCAGAGGTTACAGCGTCAGAACTGTGTAGCAAGTGAAAGATTGTGCTTACTACAAAAGCAAACAAGCTTCAATATCTAGAACCAGAAAAGCAACACAAAATCTGTCTGAAACAGAAAGTTGGATTTAAATTTCTGAAAGTGTCAAGAAAGAGAATGATTTGGTCACAAGAGGAGTTTGTCACTAGGGAAATGTTGGAAACTAAAAATAGGGTTGAAACCCTTCTTGAATTTCACATTTTTGGAGGAGTTGATACATGATCgaggagaagggggggggggttgaccAATTGTTccagtccaaaaaaaaaatccattcgaGAAACAAGATGATCAATTTCGGGATCGAACCAACAACCAGATTGTGTAGTTATTATATATGCAGatagaaaggaagaaaggaagaaaggaagaaaggaagatggGAAGCACCACATACCTATCCTGAAGTAAACTCATCTGGTTGTTGATGCCCACCAATGCTACATGCAGCATGTTACCATGGCTAGCTagttccaagtttccatttggGGTCATTTCACGAGTGCTGTGATTAGTTTCCTTCAGTGCAGCACTAATGGCCATTGGTAGAAATTGAAGAGATTTAATGATAACCATGGCTCCCCATTTCCTCTCACTGTCTTTCTCAACTTCTGGTTTATCAGAATTTTGATTGTCGAACAcatttattttctcaatatGTTCTTCAGAGAACCCCCATGATGCAATAATACCAGATCTATGCCACTGCATCCTGACACTCCCCTTCACAAGATAGGGCTGGGAATGGAAAAAACTAGTTAGTCagtgaaatgaaaatttaaactGGATTAACGAAAGACAAGGGATAAAACCATAGTACCTGGTACAGCCTACGGACATAAGTCTCCACCACCCGCCTTTGAAGAGTGTGGTCACCGTGATCGAACAGACCCACAAGCGCATCTTCCACTGCCAAAGGAGCACTCACAAGATCCTCCATCCTTTCATTAATGGCACTTTTTCTCCGAGGAGTATCCATATTTTCACCTTCTTCTGTAAACATCTCTAGCTCTGAAAGGCTTCTTGCAATGGTTGAACGAAGTTCACTCAGTTTTGTTTGTTCAAGCAGTTGGCCTGCCTTTAATGCCAACTGCAGAAAGGACAAAAATATGCAATTGGACTTCAGAACTTCTTTCTGTCCGTTATCTGATTGAGGAGGTTacaatattttaagaaaaaactgAAGCAACACAAAATTAATGAACAAGAGAAAATCATCCGAACATCAGCAAAAACAAATCCCTTCCTCACAAAAGAATTGTCATGACTTGCATTTAGATTTCTCTTATATAAAAGGTAGCAGCAGCATAAAAACAAtatacattcaataattgagtTGAGTTACCGACCTCAGCATAAACTGTATGGTTAAGAGCAGAAAAATGTATAAGTTTATCCCGGTATGCAGCGGGATTAGGGTAAACCAATGCTTCCATGAGTCGCAATATTAGCTTATTTTTGCTCCGAACACCCTGCAAAGCAACAAACATATGTGTTACACTGTTAAAAGGAGCAACTACAAAAATATCTAGGGAAGCAAATAAATGATATAAGTCTAGAAAGAAACCAATGACAACATAAAATCATTGAAGATACCTGATGAGAAAGCACAATGTCCACCACCTTCAGAAGATCTTTCTTATATTGAAGTCGGAGACGTTCAATGACATCAGCCTGTAGAAAGAAAAGACATTGGAATTTAGGACCATCAAAATCAAGAAGGAAAATGCAGCTCAGATTTTTCTCAGTTCCCCCACAAAGGCCCTAAATAGGTCTCTGCtctgaattttgggtttaaatTTAAGCATTAGCCAATAGACCAAGCAACAAGTCTAAAAAATATGTTAATTAGGAAACAAAATGCTTAAGACATGCATATTTGTCAAATTTTACAGCAGATAAAGATTGGGAGGgggtgaagaaaaagaaaaatctaccaTTAAACTGAATCAGCATAAAGAAAATTTCGACAAAGGGAGAAGCAACTTCTGgttaggaaaaatgaaaaaaaggtgACCAAAGGAGCTAAGGTTGGGGTTAAGAGACAACAGGAAAAGCATCAACTATCGAAAAATAGTAACATTTGGTTATCTGCCATCAAAAGGTTAAGAAAAGGCCGTCTTCAACTACAAATAATGCTGAAGCAACAGAAAGCTATGCAGGTTAGAAACTATAAAACTCTCCAACatagagaatctcttaatatgAAATAAAGCCCCaaaatagttttaaaattttctaaatATGGTACACATAATGAACAAACTACCAGTTCAAACAAGAAAACTTTCTTCCCTTTATCCACAAGTAACACAGAAAgggtaaataattaaataattgtgacaaattatttttatttatgcttGGTGCAAAAGCCCCAACATAAGGAGTACTAAGGCATTACATCTGCATCTAGTGTGCAATTAACACTACAGACATAAGCCTCTAAGGTTGAACCTCAGAGTATTTTCCTACAGCCTCACTCCAAGGAGAACCATCAGTCATAGGACTCATAACATTAAATACCTTCTAAACAGTGGAAAGGATGACCAAAGTATTTCCCATTTGGTGCGCTGAAATATAAAATACCCACCTCCATTCTGTTTAAGTTCCTTTagtttcattattttgtttgaCCATGCCAAGAAACTCCTTATGTTCttcgattttcctttcctttttcagtctaaaaataaaagacttaatGCAACTATGAGTCCCTTGGCTTTCAAAGCCACATAATTCAGGAAACAATGATCAAAGGATACCATTGTATATATTGGAAAAACTACCTGAATATTGTCActaaataattcttcaatagAGAGATATTCCTCAAAAAGAGACTGAACAATAACACGAGCATGACTCTCTCTTCCACCCTCGTAAGATTTCACAAGACTCGTCAGAGGTTCCACAAGCCTCTCCTGGGTTGCTTTTTCTTTGTCTGGGCAGGACAGGAGATGTGCCTGGAGAGAAACATCtctataaataaacaaaatttatatttcttttcaaagaaaataaggaTGTAAGAAGAAATTGAAACAGGAAACCAACCTCAAGAATACTCCGCAATAATTTGGCTGGGAAATCAACATTCTTCTGGGAGTCTGAAATCCTTTCATACTCCTTATACTTAGCATCCAACTGAGTTTCTCATAGAAACAAAAGTAAATTAACTCAGTCCAAAACTTTCAACAATGTGAAAAACCAATCTCAAGAacacaaaagggggggggaggggggacaaaagtaaaaaagaagtaTCAACCTCATTTCTGAGATCTTTTGGAAGGCGAGTTGCCAGAACAGCCATGCACTCTTGCCACTGAAGGAAAGGTAGTTCTGGACTATCCAAGCAGTTGAGCAATTCTTGTACTACCTGAAAAAGACAAGAAACACAATGACTAGCAGGCAAGGAAAATGGCCTATGCATTCAACGAATGAGATCATGGATGGCTTCCCAATCGTAGTAGCTAAAGGATCAAACTAATTTGAAGACAAATACAGAGGTTCTCAATACCATTAAAACACTTGTACACAGATGGTACTGTGCAAGGCACCCAGGTACTTACTTCGTCAATGTTATGGTCGTAGCCTGCAAGAATCATACGAGCAGCATTTAGACTTGCAGCACATCTCTGATGAACCTTTCCAGAGACAGCAGTAGGAGGCCCCAGCACAGGAAAGCTCCCAGTGAAAGGCTCAGCCTTCCTTACAGCTGATGGGTCATCTAGATCAAGCCTTGCTATAAGGTCACCAGCCTTCAAGGAAGTGAATTATAATTATAAGTTAAAGCCAGGATTAAAAGGAAataagtaaataactgaaaagtTCATCCACTGAGATGGAAAATGATTTTACCTGCATTGCCTGACCTTCTGACATCTTGAAATGGATAACTCCAGAAGCTGGTAGTAGAAGTGGCATGCACATTTTCATAACCTCAACTTCGGCATATGGTGCGTCAGCTTCAACATGGCTCCCATCCTGAACTAAGAAACGAAGCAGCTTGCACGGTGTCTCTGCAACTAACTTCGATGGATCATGATCATTCTGGAGAAAACAAAGACATTAATCTCATATGATAGCCAGCCTAAATATAAAGGAATAGCAAGGTAAAAGAATAATTAGCAGTACCTGCAACAAGCAAGTCCTTCCATCAATGAGAAGGCGAGTACCAGCTGCCTCTTCCTCTGCATATATCACATGGCTATTTCCATCCAACTGCAGCAAATGTAGTTACGCATCAGAACGCTGGTCTAATTTATATCATCATTTCTTACACAATTGCTCATGTGTGCTTTAAAGtctccacacccccccccccttccaaaAAACAAATCATTCTGAAAGGAAGAACCTAAATGCTTTTCATTACATAAATGGCTCCTGCATCTGAAAAGAGATATAGATTTTGCATGATTTGGTTTTGTCATATTTTATAATTTGGCAAAAAAAACTGTTGTTTCATGTCAAATTTTGCCATTTTTGTgtcaacccaaaagaaaaaaaaacatgtcaCATTCACGTAGGGCTGAATGACCCAATTAATATTCAGGTGTGTTCAGGTCAAGGTGCATTCGACCAGAACAAGAATTGAAACGACCTGTTGCCACCCCTGACTGGGATGGATCAGTGGCAAATCTAGGAAGGACAGAATCATTAACAAAAAATCTGAGGAAACTTAAAGAGTAGTAGCAACAATACAATTTGCAAAATAGCCATTTGAAACGGTTAGGCAAGTAGAACAAGACCACTGAATAACTAAAAGAATGAGCCACGTGGTGCAAATTGGAGGGtaagaggaaaaagaggaagGCCAAGATGACCTCGTCGGAGTGGTTAGCACAGACATGATTGTTTACTAGAGATTACAAACCAACTTACAGAGCTTCTCGTGTCTATCTTGAAAGTATCCTTTAAATTTTCGTCATTTCATTAAAATTATAGGGCTGTCTCCTAAATAAAGAAATACTGTAGGAAATTCTAACAGTTTATATCTGTATTCAATATCTAGGTCTCACTATAAACTACCAGATATTAGATATAAAACTATGCACTATGGGGAGGAGTAGCTAGGTCCCTACTTTATATAAACATTGAAGCTTATAAAAAGGGCTATAATCCGGAACAAGTCCTGCTTTTGCAGGTGGGTGTGTTGGATTGGGCTCAGCCATAACCTTTGGCCTTTTTTTCCCTCACAATGCGGCTGCCGTCAGACTTGTATCTGTGTCTTCACACTGGCAGCCTAAGCTTTCTACCATCTACAACAAGTGAGAGCCCATGGAAAGTTATTATCAAAATAAGTAGCTGGAGATGAAATCCAACAGCAAAGTTTACACAAAATTTGTGTATAACCTACACAAAAAGCAAAGAGCGTAACATGACAAGAGAAACCAAACACTTGCCTGCATCAGTAGACCCCCATCACGCAAAGTATGTATCTCTGCTTCTATCTCTGACTGGTTCATCCTCAACCTATAGCTTCCTGGTCCTCCTCTCACCATTTCAATCTAGAGAAAAACATTCCACGAACTTAGTAAAGTGCTATTAAAGAGTTCAATGAACTAAAATTTAACATGCTTTGAAAAAGATAATTAGCACTTTTTGGCCACAGTTATTATTTGCACACTTACAGTGTATTTGCTCCCTTCAATGTTCAACGAAAACTGAGAGTTAACAAGTGATATATGCTGCAAATAAGAAAAACTAGTTTTAGTAAAAATACTAAATTACAAAATGCCCAATAAGCAAGGTATGGATAGCACATCACCTTGGGTGGGATTTGTCCCTTCTCAAGATAACCAATATAATCAGAAACCAAGGTAGCACTGCTGGTTGATGCTTTATAAAGAGCCCCGCCAACAACTGAGAGGTACCAAGGAGGCCTCTCTGCTCTCACCCTCATAGCAATTCTGCTGTCCAGCCAGCCAGTATGGATTTTGTTGTTCCTGTACTCCGAAGCCTGCATTAAAATGTTTTATTTGAACTCATCTCTTTCTCACAGGGTTAAAAATTCCAATTAGAAAGTTCAAAGAACAGTATCCTTAAAGGATAAGaactttacatgtaaaagatCAATGGTGTAATCAACATTTGTTCGAATTTCTCCCCGAATTTGGATTTCCTTGAGCCCAAGAACCATATTTGCAATGGCCAGAGCCCTTGACTCTCCGAAAGCAAAAACATGTCCTGAAATCATATTTACTGAATTAGAGACAGATATCATCTATCGCAGCTTACTTAAACATGGTTATCGCACGGCGCACCCAGGTCAAGTTATCAAGACCATACAATGTTGCAACTAATACTGCATGATGTTTCTAGAATACATGTTTCCCCTGATTCAAATTTGTTAATCTTAACTCACGTGTTCATAGTATGTTGCCAACGAAAATAAGCAAGGAGTTTATTACGAAAGTCCAACCAAAATGAAGTTTAACATATCAGAAGCTCCATTGAACCTTTTAGGAGTATgcaatgaaaataataatagtttAGAAAAACTAAAATTCGAACTGTGTCAGAAGGAATATGGTATGCATATTCATGTCCAAGTATTTGAGAACTGAAAATTGAATCCAATTTTCGATTTCATATCCATATCCATACCTACACACCGGAGGATTCTAGTTCATTGTCTGAAAACACAAATAACATAACATTACCTGAGGTTGGGTGCCTTAAGTCAATTACATGATTAGATGGAAAACTCACCGCATACACATGATTTATGAACAAATTACTGTagcaaaaccaaaatataaaagaaagaacatTCTCTGGAGAGTTTTGGGAGGCATCTAAAGCTCTAAGATATTCCAGATCTATATTTGAGTTCATTTGCCTCCCTTTTTCCCCACTTCAAGTCATGCAGACCCATGTAAGTCATCCAAGCTATGTATTTTACTCAAGGTTTTGAGCACAAGGAACTAATGATATCACAATTTTTCTTAGAAAATGGGCCACTTGAGTTTGTGCACTGTGCAACGCAACAATGGCTTACCAAATTGAGAATCGGAGAATTCATGTATGCCGCCACCAGACTGCAAATCATAGTGATGTTACATTAGCCACTGTTAATGTCAAACCTTCAAGTATGAAAGTTAAGCCATCTGCATACATTATCTGAAGACAAACCTTGACAGAAAAGTATGCCCACACATTTGGTTTGCTTTTAAAACTCAGTTCCTGCAAAATTCAAACGATTCTAATTAGGTTCatcataaaattcaaattcagaaaagaagaggaatatCTTGCTATCAGAGGACTAACCAGTACTTTCCCACTAGTAGGCTTGAAACCATCATCTG from Macadamia integrifolia cultivar HAES 741 chromosome 11, SCU_Mint_v3, whole genome shotgun sequence encodes the following:
- the LOC122093940 gene encoding acetyl-CoA carboxylase 1-like is translated as MFESQKVPPMAGVLRGKGVINGTVPRHAAASTVNEFCYALGGKNPIHSILIANNGMAAVKFMRSVRTWAYETFGTEKAILLVAMATPEDMRINAEHIRIADQFVEVPGGTNNNNYANVQLIVEMAEITHVHAVWPGWGHASENPELPDALKSKGIIFLGPPAESMGALGDKIGSSLIAQAAGVPTLPWSGSHVRIPTESCLDSIPDDIYREACVYTTEEALASCQVVGYPAMIKASWGGGGKGIRKVHNDDEVKALFKQVQGEVPGSPIFIMKVASQSRHLEVQLLCDQHGNVAALHSRDCSVQRRHQKIIEEGPITVAPPETVKELEQAARRLAKCVNYIGAATVEYLYSMDTGEYYFLELNPRLQVEHPVTEWIAEINLPAAQVAVGMGIPLWQVPEIRRFYGMEHGGGYDAWKRTSIVATPFDFDKAQSVKPKGHCVAVRVTSEDPDDGFKPTSGKVLELSFKSKPNVWAYFSVKSGGGIHEFSDSQFGHVFAFGESRALAIANMVLGLKEIQIRGEIRTNVDYTIDLLHASEYRNNKIHTGWLDSRIAMRVRAERPPWYLSVVGGALYKASTSSATLVSDYIGYLEKGQIPPKHISLVNSQFSLNIEGSKYTIEMVRGGPGSYRLRMNQSEIEAEIHTLRDGGLLMQLDGNSHVIYAEEEAAGTRLLIDGRTCLLQNDHDPSKLVAETPCKLLRFLVQDGSHVEADAPYAEVEVMKMCMPLLLPASGVIHFKMSEGQAMQAGDLIARLDLDDPSAVRKAEPFTGSFPVLGPPTAVSGKVHQRCAASLNAARMILAGYDHNIDEVVQELLNCLDSPELPFLQWQECMAVLATRLPKDLRNELDAKYKEYERISDSQKNVDFPAKLLRSILEAHLLSCPDKEKATQERLVEPLTSLVKSYEGGRESHARVIVQSLFEEYLSIEELFSDNIQADVIERLRLQYKKDLLKVVDIVLSHQGVRSKNKLILRLMEALVYPNPAAYRDKLIHFSALNHTVYAELALKAGQLLEQTKLSELRSTIARSLSELEMFTEEGENMDTPRRKSAINERMEDLVSAPLAVEDALVGLFDHGDHTLQRRVVETYVRRLYQPYLVKGSVRMQWHRSGIIASWGFSEEHIEKINVFDNQNSDKPEVEKDSERKWGAMVIIKSLQFLPMAISAALKETNHSTREMTPNGNLELASHGNMLHVALVGINNQMSLLQDSGDEDQAQERINKLAKILKEKEVGSSLRAAGVGVISCIIQRDEGRAPMRHSFHWSLEKLYYEEEPLLRHVEPPLSMFLELEKLKGYENIQYTPSRDRQWHLYSVVDKPQPIRRMFLRTLVRQPSTNEGFSMYQGIDVRIGSAQLATSFTSRSILRTLMAALEELELRVHNDTIKADHAHMYLCILREQQVDDLVSYSRRINLDAGKEEEIVGMILEELAREIHLSVGVRMHRLGVCEWEVKLWLASARLASGAWRVVVTNVTGHTCTVHIYREVEDSSKHEVVYHSILSVLGPFHGMPVAGRYQPLGVLDRKRLLARKSSTTYCYDFPLAFETALKRAWVSHLLGSDKPMDKTLIKVTELMSADKQGGWGTSLVAVERPPGLNDVGMVAWSMKMSTPEFPNGRTILIITNDVTFKAGSFGPREDAFFLAVTNLACDKKLPLIYLAANSGARIGVAEEVKSCFRVGWSDESSPERGFQYVYLNPEDYTRIGSSVIAHELKMETGETRWVIDTIVGKEDGLGVENLTGSGAIAGAYSRAYKETFTLTFVTGRTVGIGAYLARLGMRCIQRLDQPIILTGFSALNKLLGREVYSSHMQLGGPKIMATNGVVHLTVSDDLEGVSAILKWLSYVPPHVGGPLPILSPLDPPERPVEYFPENSCDPRAAICGAVDGNGKWLGGMFDKDSFVETLEGWARTVVTGRAKLGGIPVGIVAVETQTMTQIIPADPGQLDSHERVVPQAGQVWFPDSATKTSQALLDFNKEELPLFILANWRGFSGGQRDLFEGILQAGSTIVENLRTYNQPVFVYIPMMGELRGGAWVVVDSKINPDHIEMYAERTAKGNVLEPEGMIEIKFRMKELLDCMGRLDQQLINLKARLQKARSSGASREAEALQQQIKSREKQLLPIYIQIATRFAELHDTSLRMAAKGVVKQVVDWRNSRSFFYKRLHRRVSEDSLIRMVRDAAGDQLSHKLAMDSIKRWFLASKPVEVGEDTWVDDKAFLTWKDDPRNYEVQLQELRVQKVVRQLSNLGESASNLRALPQGLAALLSKVEPTTRMQLIDEIRKVISR